The Tolypothrix sp. NIES-4075 DNA segment GATATCCACAAAGTTCTGCCGTGAGGATCTACAAAAGCTGAGTATCCCGTATTCGTTGCCCGCACTCCCCATCTATCAGTTTCAATCGCCCGCATGATATCTTGGGCATGGTGTTGAGCAGGCATGGCAGCGCTGTAATGGGCATCGTTAGAAGGGCTAAGTATAAATTGTCCACCTGCGGCAGCTTGACGGCGGAATTGTTCGGAAAAAGCAGATTCGTAACAAATACCCACAATAGCACGACCAAAAGGTGTGTTAAATACTTGATTTGGTGAGCCGGGAACTTGGTGTTCGTCTAAAGGTGATAAACGCTGAATAATACCACCTAAAATTTCCTCAAAGGGAATATACTCGCCAATAGGAACTAACTTTGTTTTGTCGTAACGGCTGAAAATTTCTCCGTTACCAGTAAAGGTAAATAAGCTATTTGTATAACTGCGTCCTCGTTCTCCAAAAGCGCCGATCCAAGCAACTATGCCTTTTTCCCGTACTGCTGCGAGAAGGGAAGTTTCCTTTAAGTCACGCTGGAAAAAAGGTAAGGCTCCTTCTGGGGTTAATACTGCATTTATACCTTGATTTGCTAATGTTAAATATCCAGTAGTATAACCTTCAATAGCGCGACGAAAACCTTCTGGGTAAAGTTTGATTTCGTTGGGGACATTGCCCTGAATAATTCCTACTTTTAAGGCGGTTTCTGGTAGTTGCGCCAGGGGACGACTGTATAAACTAAAGCCAATGAGGTGGAGAATGATTAATAGTCCTGCGGCAACTCCTAAATATTTATTAACGAACCGCATTCGCGCAGCGTCTCGCAGAGAAGACGCAGAGGGCACAGAGGAAATTCTCTCTGCGTTCTCTGCGTCTCTGCGGTTCGTTATCCACGCTTCTGCAACCAAGCCATTCACAGCGACAATTGCCGCTGTCACCGCACTTGAGCCTGAAAGTTGACCTAAATGTAAAATTACGAGATTATACGGAGCCTGAGTGTAAGAAATAGTAGTCCACCACAAAGCGCCATGACTCCAAAGTGATTCTAATCCGCACCAAAGGGCTGTACCAATGAGAACGCGAGTAAATTTATTTTGGCTGGAAATCGTTCTCATAGCGATCGCCCAAACAGCGACTAATGCGGCACCCCACAAAGTAATGAATGTCCAACAAAATAAAGCTATTCCTAAACTTGCCAACCAAGGAACACCCATCCAAGTCATCGGATGAATTCCAGTAATCCAGGATAGGGCAAGACCGTGATAACCTATACCCCAAGCTAGGGCGAGGAGGAGGGGGGGAGGGGAGGAGGGGGGGAGAGGGGGAGGAGGGGAGGATAGAAGAGATTGTTTTTGGTGTATCTTAGACTTGACAATTAATACCCACAGGGGGGCAAGGGCAATCCAAGCTAAGAACCATACGTTAAATGGGGCAACAGTAAGCCCCATCAACATACCGCTTAACAAGGATGAAGTGTAAAGGCTAAAGGCTGAAAACAGCTTTTTTGTTTTATACTTCATACTTCATCCTTTATTTTTTATTCCACCTCTGCCACATCACCTGTATCGGATATCACCTCAACTGTATCGGATATCACTTCACCTGTATC contains these protein-coding regions:
- the lnt gene encoding apolipoprotein N-acyltransferase → MKYKTKKLFSAFSLYTSSLLSGMLMGLTVAPFNVWFLAWIALAPLWVLIVKSKIHQKQSLLSSPPPPLPPSSPPPLLLALAWGIGYHGLALSWITGIHPMTWMGVPWLASLGIALFCWTFITLWGAALVAVWAIAMRTISSQNKFTRVLIGTALWCGLESLWSHGALWWTTISYTQAPYNLVILHLGQLSGSSAVTAAIVAVNGLVAEAWITNRRDAENAERISSVPSASSLRDAARMRFVNKYLGVAAGLLIILHLIGFSLYSRPLAQLPETALKVGIIQGNVPNEIKLYPEGFRRAIEGYTTGYLTLANQGINAVLTPEGALPFFQRDLKETSLLAAVREKGIVAWIGAFGERGRSYTNSLFTFTGNGEIFSRYDKTKLVPIGEYIPFEEILGGIIQRLSPLDEHQVPGSPNQVFNTPFGRAIVGICYESAFSEQFRRQAAAGGQFILSPSNDAHYSAAMPAQHHAQDIMRAIETDRWGVRATNTGYSAFVDPHGRTLWISGHNTYETHVETIYRRQTQTFYVRWGDWLTPLLLGLAALAWFIERQVKTD